The Mercenaria mercenaria strain notata chromosome 1, MADL_Memer_1, whole genome shotgun sequence nucleotide sequence CTATTTAAACAGGCTCTCTCAATACCGCCTTTCGTTTTTCTATCTACATAAGCTCTCTATTTACTGATACAGCAACCATATTCTCCTTATATCTTTATTGAGTTGTCTCTTCATCTTTGAGATTACTTCCAAGCTCTCTTCTAACGTTTACTTCCGTTGGCTGTCTCTATCTCATCCATTTTTCTATAGAAGAAAAATCTAGATAAAACTTGCCTCTTGATTCCTTTTCTTACATTCTAGTGTCAATACTTAGTAAATACTATGTGTCTGCCTTCAGGAATTTGCCTATATGGTGAGTTTCTGTAGCTCCAGACTGTTGCATATAACTATGTCTGTATTCAGTTATTCTCCTTTCtgtatctttttctttttcaattattcctgtgtacacatttttttttcagtaggaTATTTTTCATATGTTACTGATTCATTCCGATTCATCACTATACTAGACTCTTCTCGCAAATCTTACAGTCTTTCCTCTAGGACATCCGTTTCTAAATATAAGCCTATGCTTGCTATTTCATGTGCTGGATTTGTCCTTTTTAAAATTGCATCTGTGTTACTCACTGGCAAGTGCCTAGTGCGCTTCTAGAATTGTAGCGACGCCCAGCCAGATTTTATTTCAGCAAAGGCAAGAGAAAAAATCACAGGGACTTAGGTCGGACGAATATGGAGGGTGCTGCAATGCTTGACCTTCTGATCCTGTAAATACTGCTGTGCAATATTGCTCTTTTGTGCAGATGCATTCTCAAGAATAAGGCATATGTACCGTACTACGTGTAACGTACTGTTTTCTAACTGATCTTAATTAAGTTAAAGAGGTGTAGATCTTAGGCTACTAGTATTTCGACTGTTTCACATTTTGACAgaagtatatatttgtaaaaccaTTAATCATAATACTAAATATTATCCTACAGTTAAATTGCATTAGCCGCAGTTAAATACTcgtattatttatattttgccATATTAGGAAGTATACAAGCGTGATGTCATTCACGGGGTTAGTTATAACATCATCATTTTGTTGATCTAGATAAGTTTTGAATTAATTGTCCAGTCGCCGACACCTCTCCACACGCATAGGTGTGTGAAACGTAATTATTTCAAACCGTTTCATAGAGTATGGGCcgcatttttcatttaaaatagtgtCATCCGTAAGATTGTTAGGGAGATTAAAACGAAGAATACCCTTTTCTTcctgtattttgtttcttttgcatTGCATAGTTTATACCTTATCATTTTGCGGAGTCATCCTCTGTGCTTTTAGCCATCGGAAATATTGTATTGTGATTGCTTAGTCCGCCATATGAAGCTTTAACGAACAATAAAATGGTTGAAAAGTGCATAAAATAGGCAGTATTTCTACAATACAAAAGCAGCAATCAACAGTCAGAGGATAGAGGTGGTCATTCCTTATTTGTCAAATTTGAAGAAGCAACACGAACCTAAATATGTACAACTGTATCTCACAGCATTATATTCAAACtggcattattaacaaaatagcaCTTCCAGATTGTAGAAGTAGGTACTGTACTCTGCAGTAATAACATCACATTTTTACTATACAGTccagattttaaaacaattatttctttGGATTAGTTTCGAGTgtgaatgttttcattttaaaaataatttctgttttgaATGACATTTCGTCTTAAGTCTTCAAAAACACCGAAATAAAACAATGGTTGGGTATAATGCTAGTCAGTGATATTAATCTAGCGTCAAATATGTcttcatttcacgaaaatacggcTAAAACTCACTTTTTCTGGACAAAAGTGTGGTACTGCTCATACCCTTTTTGCAAACTGTTcgcattttcgaaaaaaaaaaaccacacctATATATGCAACATGGAACACTGTCGCTTAATAGTATACGTTTGGGCGAATACGTTGCTCCTTATCCctagtcgaaagctgcagtaataaaaaagtaacaattctTTCTTACCTGAAGCAGCGTTAATTTTTggtggacaaaaaaaaaaacaaagaaaaatatcaaacagggaatgccaggCACCAAatgcgcagcctcctcaaaacgaaccccccagcacgcaaacgcgtgcaccacacacacacacacacacactcaaagcttacacatcaggacaaaacgaacaacacacacacacacactcaactCATTTTTGCGCTGGTTTTTGACGACATTGCAATCTGCGTTTCCCCACAGTCTTGCCCTTTCCTAAGcaattgtttattgtttattcaGCTGTGAGGTTCGAAATGATACACCCATGTCTCATTCCCTTTGAGAAGTTCATTAACTTccttttttctgcaattttataGTAATGAAAAATGATCTATTAAAGGATTGACTCTTTACTATAGTTCGATTCTcctaaaatttatcaaaaaaaaaaaaaataattcatgtgTTCTACTATGCAAGTCTGGAtctcttttatataaaacaatctatatctttaaaaaaaataatatcaatcaCATTCAGTTTGTATGGTTTCGTAAATTACCTGTGTCTGTCCTATATTTATGCACAATTTTGATGTTTCACCACTGTTTTGTTGGTTTTATTTTTCTCTGCTgtgtatttctgttttaaattaaaaaccatACTGACATATTTTAAAGAAGCTATTGTGTCAATAAGTAACCTTCATACAATTAAGtgtttcatattattattatcattattattattattattattattattataatgaccattcattttttacttttttacagaTGTTTATTCGAACGTCAGCTCCAAAACCGTTTGTcgtgttttaatgaaacttcaaaagaATGATTATATAAAGCCTAGTTGTGCAAATTGCTTGGCTGTTTCACTCCGATTTGTTTCGGAATTATGTCCATATAAAGGTCATTTCTGTACAATTTGTATTATATTCCTGTAATATTGTTGGAATTTTAATGAAACGTATTCAGAATGACCAACAGCCTAGTTGTTTATATGTTACAGCATCTACCAATCAATTACTTTTCACTAAGTTACGGCCCTTTTGTTTTATACATTAGTGTACATAACGTTCTTAAAAAAGCAAGGACACATATCAAActgggaatgccatgttccaaaaacgcagcctcccccaaACAatacccacagcacgcagacgtgcacacacacacacacacacacacacacacacacaaacacacacacacacacacaagcaatAATAGCTACAGCAAGTACACCTTGATGCCACCGACCTTTTTTAGACCGTGTCAGTCTGTGctaatttttgttttgtctgtcctCGTTGCATTTGTCAATCTATTGTTATCTAATATCACCTATCTACAGGTCCATAATACACTGATGTAGTGTTTCTTTTGAAGGTACTACGTTTCTAAAACGTTGTTTTTTCTGTTGGAGTTGTTTCTACCTGACAAGGTTTGAAAGTGGAAAAGACTCAAACTCGGTAATAAATACAGTAACAGACCTTTAATTTTCATACCTTATCAGATGTAAGGACACACAATGGTTTCTGTATGGCGTATAATCCTTTGGTTTTGATTTCTGGGAATTTAGCGTAGCGTGCAACATTCATGCCATACAAATTCCCCATTGAGCCCCCTTAAATGGTACATAATACGTATATTTCTTCTGAATCAATTGAGTTTAATCAATCTATATCATCAAAGTCAATATAATCTAAATTTATATAACAATACATATGTGTTAAAATATGAAACGCTTGTCCAAATATATCAGAATATTTACACTGACACATTAGTGAAAGGATTTGCATCCATGAAGAGTTCCTTTATAAGGATTTAATACATAAAGGAAAAAGATGCTACGAGTAGCATTTCAGCTATTATCATGAGTTCATCCGCGTCATGAATTATCTAGCAGTATATTTTACCTGGAACAAAAAATAGCATCACCGCCGTCAAACCCAATATAATGTAGCATTTTCTTGTAAACTTCTTCCTCCATCAGTGTGAAAACTGGAGATACTTCATACGTGTACTGACTAGGGTTGAGAGCCTCCGTCACCCAGGCCCCACCTAAGGTGTACTGGTCCATCCCTCCGTACAACTGGTTAAAAAATCTTGGATTTGCTGAAGAAGTATATCGAGACACATACCTTAAGAAATACAGTGCAACAGAGAAATTAGACTtaaaaggtgttgcacatttcataacctgtcatgaacagactcgatcaaaatgagtttgcatttattttttgtttgcgtTCTATGATTCCAAATATTATTATGAAAGATTTTATGTACTATTGTCTTACAATTTAGTGTTACTTTAtaatttctggtccttcgggattattGATTATTTTATGTCCATGAGTAATTTTGTAGTTACAATGTATTTTAAGTCCATGGTATTTCTGTAGTTAGTCCACGAgtatttctgtagttattttatgTCCATGAGTATTTCTGTAGTTGTTTTAAGTCCATGTGTATTTCTGTAGTATGTCAACGAgtatttctgtagttattttatgTCCATGAgtatttctgtagttattttaagtCCATGAGTATTTCTGTAGTATGTCAACGAgtatttctgtagttattttatgTCCATGAGTATTTCTGTAGTTGTTTTATGTCCACGAGTATTTCTGTAGTTGATTTAAGTCCCTGAgtatttctgtatttattttatgtccaTGGgtatttctgtagttattttatgTCCACGAgtatttctgtagttattttatgTCCACGAGTATTCCTGTAGTTGTTTGATGTCCACGAGTATTTCTGTAGTTGTTTTATGTCCAAGAGTATTTCTGTAATTATTTTATGTCCACGAGTATTTCTGTAGTTGTTTTATGTCCACGAgtatttctgtagttattttatgTCCACGAGTATTCCTGTAGTTGTTTGATGTCCACGAGTATTTCTGTAGTTGTTTTATGTCCACGAGTATTTCTGCAGTTGTTTTATGTCCACGAGTATTTCTGTAGCTGTTTTATGTCCACGAgtatttctgtagttattttatgTCCACGAGTATTTCTGTAGTTTACACAAAGTGCTTTTACTTGTGTTAGTTATTCACGTCATGACAGGGATAACTACTATTTACACTGCCCTGTAACACTATGTAGTAGTGGCTTTCGCATGTTAAAACTCCCCAGTGATACTTTGCAACTGATCGTTCCAAAGCGGTGCTCCACTGTGATAGTTGGTGTTTGTTTCATCCCCGTTGCCATTGTTTTCCTTTGCCTTATTATCATACATACATTGTTGTAAGGTTTTGCTTAAAGTAGATCTAGATATTCCTTAAAAGCGgattatgtaaaatgtcataaaGCCTATGGTACCGAGTCTATTACcagttgcaaacataaaataaactagaaaatgctttgtaGAAAAGCGCAGGTCTCTCCCAAAGCATTgaagtaataggcaagaagtcaataagggacaggagcgaaaatcaaagagacactgatgtgtggctttttgtttccattacgtgtgttagagattcacctggaggggattacttttatttacactgtcccatgtctttggaacatggtgggggtaagagtgaggttgggtgcgcaccataaaccggtttaagctccccagtggtgtttttgccactgaccgttccaaggcggtgcccaactgtgttcctttgtttgttcgttttgtccttgtgtgttgactttgtgtgtgcgcgtgtgtgtatgcttattgttcgtcttgtccttatgtgttggttttgagtgtgtgtgtgtgtgtgtgtgttgttcgttttgtcctgatgtgtaagctttgagtgtgtgtgtgtgtgtgcgtgtgtgtgtgtgtgtgtggtgcacgcgtttgcgtgctggggggttcgttttgaggaggctgcgcttttggtgcgtggcattccctgtttgatatttttctttgttgttagtgactgaaatgcaataaggatcatctactcggcatgccCAATCAttccatgaagtttcaatgttttgagtcaagtggttctcaaatcatggatcggaaacggttttcccaaaatcaataagggtcatctactctgcatgtccagtcatcctatcaattttcaaaattctgggtcaagtgtttcccAAGCTAAAGATCGGAAacagtttttcatgttcaggccctgtgacattgacctttgatggagtgacaccCAAACCAATAGGAGTTATCTACTCTGTATTTCTAATCactaatgaagtttcaacattctaggtaagtggttctcaagttattgatcggaaacgggtttcaatgtttaggcccatgtgacattgacctttgatggagtgaccctaaattcaataggggtcatctgatctgcatgtccaatcatcctatgaagtttcactattctgggtcaattggttctcaagtcattgatcggaaactgttttccatgttcaggcccctgtgaccttgacctttaatgaaaTTCCCTAAAAACAAAAGCGGTCATCTACTTCGTAAGCTCTATTATCCtatgaagattctaggtcaaatgattctccagttgTTGGTCGGAAATGGAGTGTGACGGATTATAGCCCCTGCAAGCTCGACGACCCCaaaacaatagtggtcatctactctataaTCCCAATCACTCTTTGAAGTACAAatgttctatgtcaaatggtttttctgttattgatcagaaatgaagtgtgacagacggccggacagacagggcaaaaacaatatgtctctcccAGTAGGGcgaggtgggggtggggaggggggcataaaaaacttatGCGCCCTTCTAGAGAATAAAGCATTCAGATAAGgaactataaaatacaatattttgtagTTCGAACTGTACCAGTCCTTTGAAAAATACAACTTAGATATGGTCGTTGTAGCTAAGGTTTTGTGTAACATATGATGTAGATTTGCTTaaatataccatgctatataatCGTGTAACTTCTTTAGACAAATAGATCTGGTAATATCTTAAAAATGCCTTACACGTAGTCACACTGTATTGTATGACATCTTTACACATGTCCAATAGCCTGTCTTCACTTGCAGAGTCCTCTATGATCTTCAGATCCTTTGACATTGTCTTCAAGTTCTCTGGTTGATGGAAATCACACACACGCCTGCAATAGAATGTGCGGCCACCGGTTACTTATGATAGAGTGACCCTCGCCACTGACAATATACAGCAATGTCAGTGTTTTAAACATTAGACAATCGTTGAGAGTGGTTGCTATAAACAGATGTAATACTGCAAAAGTAGATATCATTCCAGGacattttaaaagcaatattCAGCGATGTGGAAAACGAAACTAcaagttttcaataaaaagaGACATTAAAATCATTAACACTATCCTCTCGAGTCGAATAGCAAAAGATTAACGTGCTAAAGCAATACCAATGAACCCTTAAAATATGTATTGCATGGGagaagacttgaaacttaatcatcattttggaaattattctGTAAAACCACACTTTATAAAAAGTACATCTAAATATATCAAATGGAACTTCTAAGTAAACACATTGTTAAATTACATGCTCAGTATAGAGTAGATTGCACATTACATGTTAAATTACATGCTCAGTATAGAGTAGATTGCACATTACATGTTAAATTACATGCTCAGTACAGAGTAGATTGCACATTACATGTTAAATTGCATGCTCAGTATAGAGTAGATTGCACATTACATGTTAAATTACATGCTCAGTATAGAGTAGATTGCACATTACATGTTAAATTGCATGCTCAATATAGAGTAGATTGCACATTACATGTTAAATTACATGCTCAATATAGAGTAGATTGCATATTACATGTTAAATAACATGCTCAATATAGATTAGATTGCACATTACATGTTCTATGAATTGTACATTACATAAAGAATATTagtttatttcagtgtaagatcgaaatttCATACAGCGAGTGAACATCAGATGCATTTTTCAGAATTCATGAGATTTTTCGATCACACTctgtaataaatagagaataaatgagtgtcttttcatgatgaataaaataataaaatgcaaagctCTGCTGagcagtttatatattttttcaacgaATTTAGTAAATACAATGTGGAAAGATACAAATGAAATAttccttttatcatatataagcttttcctgctgaaacatcaaattttcttcttctttacCTATTACAGGCCAAGTGAATTCGACCAACATCTCTTATACTTTATAAAACGACGTtcacgtcaaagctttattacgtATAGTTCAATATATGGAGTAGCGGTGCCTTTGTGTGATAATTGCCCTGGCAAAATGATAATAGCCCTGGGGCTATTAttttcttccagggccattatcactcaaaggcaccgctctcccatgtatttacctgtttattacatgtttacctgtGATACAGTAAGAAACAAAGGAGTTTTGTGTATAAtttttatgtagggataacgcatatattttcatgttacaaTATCTGTtaaatcccgagggattggttggtgcccgagcccatTAGGGCGAGGGTACAAACGTATCCTGAGggattctgaaaatgttataacacaaaaagctagagcatgcgctaacgctattttagcataaaacgcgtaaaactaACAGACGAATATATTGGCAATGTCTCcaaacgtcattaaatttccgtgaaatatcatttccttttgaattgtttgttttggggccGACTGACGTTTACACTTTGCCATGAGACGTGCATATATAAAACCCTGTGCAATATTGGCATCAAACTTATGCATGCGTATACTAGTATTCGTAGAAGTAAGAATAAGACTGTAGGCTgagtttttggtgcgtggcattccctgtttgatatttttctttgttttttttttgctctcaCTTTACGTCCTCTCCCTTGTTTACGATGTCCACCACGTTTCTAAGAAACTCCAAATCTGTCTTGCCAGGAATTGTTGCTACATTCTGAGACAAAGATCGATTGGCTGCCGTGTCGTTGATAACCTTTTTAGCGGTACTATCTGCAGCAAATCTATTGGTGTCATGCTGATGTTTCTTTAAAACACCATTAGTCACTCCATTCTCCTCACAATTGGTAACTCCATTCTCTTCAGCATTAGCGTCTCGATTCTCACCACTGGTAACTGCATTCTCTCCATCATCGGTAACTCCACCCTCCACATTATTGGTCACTTCATTTTCCGTTCCATTGGTTAATGCATTCTCTTTACTAATAGATATTCTGTTCATTGATGTCATCTTGTATCAAATGCATATAGGGACTAAATTTTGCTGTTTAAATAAAGTAATGTGTATCCATACTTTCAGTGATTTTTCACTAAAACTTATACGTATTTATTTCAGTCTATAACCTTAACCTCAAACCTCAAAACCAgcataaataattttcaaaaatgtgtaaTTGTTACAAAATGGCTTTTCTAATCTTTCaattactatttaaaaaaaacgtacAATATAAGGGCATTAAAAGGTACGATAATAACGATACATTACCAAATTTCATAGAGCAAGTTAAATAGTATAATTATACCAATCTAATAAAACTGTTATGTCACGTTTCTATCTGGACTGCAAACGGAGTTCATACTATACTGCCTCTAAAAGACGCCCCAATAAAACTGTCATTTATACTTACATTTAGATCGCTTAGAAATACACCAAGTTTCCTTTTCTCAGCACACTAAGTTTTAAAACTTCTCTTGAATCACATTGTATCTATCAAATGAAATAAgggtcctccgtggccgagtggttaaggccgctgacttcaaagcaCCTGCCCCagaccgatgtgggttcgagcctgacTGGGGAcgttgagttcttcatgtgaggatgccataCAGCAGGCTTATGGAAGGACGGTGGTTGTACCCAGGTGTCCGTCCGTGATGAAATCATGGACGGAGTGACAcctaggtcttcctccaccatcaaagctggaaagttgcaatatggcctataattgtgtcggtgtgacgtttatggcacgccaattgtccaataattatagtttacggccgtgaacttgggtttacaagcgtgaacgtattttaacgagcgtgaactatgaTTTACGGCATTATCCTATGTTTTCTCTAGAAAGTATaagttagtattcgaaaaacctggtttatcgatcgttaatcctagttttccgaccgtgaacttgggttcacgtaattattggaaaATTGGCGTACCATAAATGTATAGCTATATTACGTAGCTTAATTGCATTTTGAACGTGTATATCATAGTGAGATCTATTTATCAATGGAATCATTGTCATTTACTGCCAAATAATGGCGCATAAGTGGAAATATTTGACAACAATGCGACcgaaataaaaacttgttttcatCTTAACTTTACAAGGCCTgactatactaaaggaaccagcgtgaaGCAATCTGGTCTAGTTGCGTAATGCCGTACAGggtttgaacactaatttttacTTAGCATGAGCACAGGGTCTAAACTAAAGCtggattttgtttaaatttcattgcggatggtgtttttttttacaatttggtAAAGAAAATGGGAGAGAAGGTTCTTTAGTTAAGTGAAAATCAGTTATAGTATGAGTAATACTAGCAGGTCAGAGCAGGGTGAATTTGGTGTGATTTTACGATATGAAAATCAAACTTCAACGCATTGTTACTTCCCCTTATTTGTACAGTAGACACTGCATTGGGCTGAATTACAGCcgagttatatttttcattttttaaaattttgttgaacaaagtttgtatctcagtacttaaatattatatactttGCTTGTAAAAACgaggtaaaataataataatgcagCAATACTAAATTTACTTCTTTTCTTGGTGTTGTGACGCGCACCTGCTGAAAtgtaaataatgaatttttttgaCAGTCGGAGAATTTCACAAATCGCATACagcaaaatatagatacattgaATACCTTCACTATGTTCTTAAAGTTTGTGAACTTGCGACAGAAATGTCAATTGTCTGTAGATTATGGCAAACATTGGATTTACCAAGCGTTGCCTTAAGGATCATATGGTTTTACCATCATCACGTGATTTGCTTGGAGGcagggatgattgtttgacaatattccgaTGCGCACAATGTCAGCAAATGTGACAAGGGAAATCTCTTTTAGAAGACaaatgaaaaaagtgaaaaatgaatTGTTACTTCTTGAAAATGGCAAAAATATAACGGCATGCTAAACTAGCCCGACTGTTCTAAATGGCGGTGCAAATAAAAGTTAATTACGGTGTAGTAGTAGTCGATAATTTTGTGAGGGCATTAAGTCTTAATTTTTCAAAACGTGAAAGATACTATAATTATTTGCAAAACAGATGTAAAAAGAAGTAGGTGTAAAACAATCCAAGGATAAAGCTCGCATATTGCCCCGTACGATGGAAACCCTTACTTTGATACAACTTGTGTTAATTTATTGACTATTTTCTGCTCCTTTTGGATCATGAAGCCCGCTCAATGTTCATGTCGGATAAAAAGTTCCGATGGTGCTAGGGtgtgtgagaggtgttgcgctttttattacctctcatgaacagactcagtcaagccgagtctgctattattctgcttaattgcattctatgtttccaaaggatctttttatagattttatgtttcACTGATATAACAAGCGAATCCCTCCTTTTTGAGTGTATCTGGCGGAACGCCGTGACATTTTTGGCCCGATTGCGGCGTTACTACGTACAGATGTAGTGGACTTCAGCATGTTTGTGGCAATTATTGCATGTTTGCTTACTCGGCATGATGAAAAAATGAGGAGGGACACAGCATCTATCAACATTTCCGTGTGTGCCAATTCGTTTCTATATCAAATAATGGATTATGTCTACCAAAATTCTTAATGAACGATTTATTTCgaataaatgtatatacatttgtacatgtaataGACTGACATTTCGCGAACTTGCAGGTAGTAAATATTTAAGTGATATGTAGGttatataatttgaatttatattGACTGTTCTTTTCCAACAATTTACCAAACATACCCCAAAAATGGAAAGTTTTAGACAGCTTAAAGGAAGTGAAAGTTTCCGAATGTTGTCACTTTGGCGAAGACATCAGTTAACATAAACCTATCAAGAAGCAAACCTTTTTGATGATGGCGTCCTTTTGCCAAAGCAGTTTCAACtgttattaataaaaatgtatgccAGTCCAGTTTGCAAGAAGATTTTGTTTATCTGG carries:
- the LOC123563979 gene encoding acidic amino acid decarboxylase GADL1-like, with amino-acid sequence MTSMNRISISKENALTNGTENEVTNNVEGGVTDDGENAVTSGENRDANAEENGVTNCEENGVTNGVLKKHQHDTNRFAADSTAKKVINDTAANRSLSQNVATIPGKTDLEFLRNVVDIVNKGEDVKRVCDFHQPENLKTMSKDLKIIEDSASEDRLLDMCKDVIQYSVTTSNPRFFNQLYGGMDQYTLGGAWVTEALNPSQYTYEVSPVFTLMEEEVYKKMLHYIGFDGGGSMGNLYGMNVARYAKFPEIKTKGLYAIQKPLCVLTSDKENRTIVKSQSFNRSFFITIKLQKKGS